The genomic stretch GGCGATCCTAAAACCAAAACTCCCTTCCGTGATGAAATAATGATGCTTAGCGCCCCATTTACTGACAAACCGCGCGAACTGGTGAAGCTGGAACAGCGATTTCTTCCTGCCGGCGGTGGTGGCGGCGGTTTCCGCGCTGGCTCAGCGATTGAGTGGGGCGACAATGGGATTGGTTTGGTGCGTGATTACAATCGCGACCGGCGCTGGCTGCGCACTTTTTTAATCGATATCGCCAAACCCGGCGAGCAACCCAGGCTGATCTGGGAGCGTTCCATACGCGACCGTTATCGCGATCCCGGCTCGCCGCTGATGCGCACTCTGCCAAACGGCAAGAGGGTGATGCGCCAGGCTGGCAGTGCTATTTTCCTGGCGGGCAACGGCGCTTCACAAAAAGGCGAGTTCCCTTTCCTGGATCGTTTTGACCTTGATACCCTGAAATCCGACCGTATCTTCCAATGCGGCGATGGCCAATATGAGTCCGTGATTGCGCTTCTGGCCGACGATGGAACAAAGTTCCTGACCCGCCACGAGAGTCCCACGGAACCGCCCAATTATTTTGTTCGCACGGCCAATGGTGCAGACAAAAAAGCCGTCACTGATTTTCCAGATCCTGCTCCGCAGCTTCACGGCATTACCAAACGGCTGGTGACCTATAAACGAGCAGATGGCGTGCAGCTGTCCTTTACGCTCTACCTGCCTGCCAACCATAAAGAAGGCGAGCGCCTGCCAACCATCGTGTGGGCGTATCCGCTGGAGTTCAATGACGCCGATACAGCCGGACAGGTCTCAGGCTCGCCGTACCACTTCACCACCATCACCGGCATCTCGCAGCTGTTTTTGGTAACGCAGGGTTACGCCATTCTCGATAACGCCACCATGCCGGTCGTCGGCGATCCGGAGACCATGAACAATACTTATGTGGAGCAGGTTGTGGCCAGCGCCAAAGCCGCCATCGATAAAGCCGTAGAGATGGGCGTCACCGATCCTAACCGGGTCGGCGTGGGCGGACACAGCTATGGCGCTTTCATGACTGCCAATCTGCTGGCGCATTCCGATCTATTCCGGGCTGGCGTCGCTCGCAGCGGCGCGTACAATCGCACACTCACACCTTTTGGTTTCCAGAGCGAGCGCCGCACCATTTGGGAAGCGCCGGAGATGTACATCAAGGTTTCGCCCTTCATGCAAGCCGACAAGATCAAGCATCCCATCCTGCTGATCCACGGCATGGCTGACGATAACTCGGGAACTTTTCCCATCCAGAGTGAGCGCATGTACCAGGCCATCAAAGGCAACGGCGGGATCGTTCGCTATGTCCAGCTTCCCTATGAAGCTCACGGCTACCTGGCCCGAGAATCCACTGAACACACGCTGTGGGAGATGGTTACGTGGTTCGATAAATGGGTGAAGAACGCGCCACCGTCCGGAGGGCAGACCAAAACCGCAAAGAGTAACGAGCAGCATTGATCAGCGAGCACGAGGAGGAAAATGGGATGAAGAATGAAAATGAAT from Terriglobia bacterium encodes the following:
- a CDS encoding prolyl oligopeptidase family serine peptidase, with the translated sequence MNKQARQFIRLLIIVVTLPFCQVANAQQSPQEEHTVLHGYQKAPQPISDILNARPTPLVQVSPDGKWLLSADRLANPPIADLAQPMLRLAGLRINPTTNGRHHPPRLIALSLVQVATGKTLKITGIPANPYLSLPDWSPDGTKFAFTNTVADGIELWIGNVETAKAEKLEGFKISAILGDPLQWMPDGKALLVQVVPSGRGNAPAEPKTPDGPIIQESDGKKAPVRTYEDLLENPHDEKLFDYYATSQLTRVSLPHVGHLGPIRASIDVNGASRIGKPGIFSRIDPSPDGKHLLVVRIQHPYSYIMPESDFPREVEVWDLTGKLEHKIASLPLADHVPIEGVLTGPRDYQWVPTQPATLIWANALDGGDPKTKTPFRDEIMMLSAPFTDKPRELVKLEQRFLPAGGGGGGFRAGSAIEWGDNGIGLVRDYNRDRRWLRTFLIDIAKPGEQPRLIWERSIRDRYRDPGSPLMRTLPNGKRVMRQAGSAIFLAGNGASQKGEFPFLDRFDLDTLKSDRIFQCGDGQYESVIALLADDGTKFLTRHESPTEPPNYFVRTANGADKKAVTDFPDPAPQLHGITKRLVTYKRADGVQLSFTLYLPANHKEGERLPTIVWAYPLEFNDADTAGQVSGSPYHFTTITGISQLFLVTQGYAILDNATMPVVGDPETMNNTYVEQVVASAKAAIDKAVEMGVTDPNRVGVGGHSYGAFMTANLLAHSDLFRAGVARSGAYNRTLTPFGFQSERRTIWEAPEMYIKVSPFMQADKIKHPILLIHGMADDNSGTFPIQSERMYQAIKGNGGIVRYVQLPYEAHGYLARESTEHTLWEMVTWFDKWVKNAPPSGGQTKTAKSNEQH